Genomic segment of Pseudomonas iranensis:
AGTGACCAAGGGCGACGGCAAGGCGATTCCGTCGTCGAAGATCCAGAAAATCCAGAACCTCGAGGGCGGTATCGTTTCCGAGCTGTTCGTCAAGGAAGGCCAGATCGTCGAGGCCGGCGCGCCGTTGATTCGTCTCGACGACACGCGTTTTGCCTCCAACGTCGGCGAAACCGAGGCCGATCGCCTGTCGATGCTGCTGCGGGTCGAGCGCCTGAGCGCGGAAGTCGATGATCGTCCGCTGAATTTCCCCGAGGACGTACTCAAAGCCGTGCCGGGCCAGGCCAAAAGCGAAGAGTCGCTGTACATCAGCCGCCGTCAGCAATTACACGATGAAATCGGCGGCTTGCAGGAGCAGTTGATCCAGCGTCAGCAGGAGCTGCGTGAGTTCAGCTCCAAGCAGGCGCAGTACCGTCAGCAACTCGGCTTGCAGCGTCAGGAAATCAACATGTCCGAGCCGCTGGTGGCGCAGGGCGCGGTCTCGCCGGTGGAAGTGTTGCGCCTCAAGCGTGCCGAAGTGGAAACCCGTGGCCAGCTCGATGCGACCACGCTGGCCATTCCGCGCGCGGAATCGGCGATCAAGGAAGTGCAGCGCAAGATCGACGAAACCCGCGGCAAATTCCGCAGCGAAGCGCTGACCCAGCTCAACGAAGCGCGCACCGATCTGAACAAGGCCCAGGCCACCGGCAAGGCGCTGGAAGACCGCGTCAGCCGTACGCTGGTTACCTCACCCGTGCGGGGTATCGTCAACAAGTTGCTGGTCAACACTATCGGCGGCGTGATCCAGCCGGGCAGCGACATGGTTGAAATCGTGCCGCTGGACGACACCCTGCTGGTCGAAGCCAAGATCCGCCCGCAGGACATCGCGTTCCTGCATCCGGGTCAGGAAGCGATCGTCAAATTCACCGCCTATGACTACACCATTTACGGCGGCCTGAAGGCACAGCTGGAGCAGATCGGTGCGGACACCATCACCGACGAAGACAAGAAAACCACCTACTACGTGATCAAGGTGCGTACCGAGCGCAGCCACTTGGGCACGGATGAAAAGCCTTTGCTGATCATTCCCGGGATGGTCGCTTCGGTGGATATCATCACTGGCAAGAAATCGGTGTTGAGCTATTTGCTCAAGCCGATCATCCGCGCGCGGGCTGAGGCGTTGCACGAGCGCTAGATCTTCGGCGCTGGTGACGGCCCATTCGCGAGCAGGCTCGCTCCCACAGGAGATTGCATTCCAACTGTGGGAGCGAGCCTGCTCGCGAAGGCGCCCGCTGAGGCGCTACATATCCGTCGGTAAGTGACACAAATGGTCACCCACGCCCTCACCATTCGCCATATCGTTATTCATTAACGGTATTTAATTTCCAATTCTTATAGCTATAAAGTCACCCACCTGCGTACCTGCCGACCAATCGGCGCGCCGCACGACCTGAACCGACACGCAATCCAGCGTGAGTGTCTGATCGACGAGCGCGGCCATGAGCGCGCCGTGCGTGGGAGATGATTGATGTCCGCCGCTACTGCCACCGAAAGCGCCGCAACTGTCGCGCCGCAAATCTTCGAAATTCGTCCCTTCAGCGGTGCCGTCGGCGCCGAGATCGTTGGCCTCGACCTCAGCCGGCCGGTCAATGATCAGGACTTCGCGCGCATTCACCGCGCACATCTGGATCACCATGTCGTGGTCTTCCGCGATCAGCAGATCACCCCGCAACAGCAAATCGATTTCAGCCGCCGCTTCGGCGTGTTGCAGATCCACGTGCTCAAACAATTCCTCTTGGCCAACCACCCGGAAATCCTCATCGTTTCCAACATCATCGAGAACGGCCAGAACATCGGTCTCGGTGACGCCGGCAAGTTCTGGCATTCCGATCTTTCCTATAAAGAGCTGCCAGGTCTCGGCTCAATGCTGCACGCCCAAGAGCTGCCCGCCGAGGGCGGCGACACGCTGTTCGCCGACATGCACAAAGCCTGGGACGACTTGCCC
This window contains:
- a CDS encoding TauD/TfdA dioxygenase family protein, translated to MSAATATESAATVAPQIFEIRPFSGAVGAEIVGLDLSRPVNDQDFARIHRAHLDHHVVVFRDQQITPQQQIDFSRRFGVLQIHVLKQFLLANHPEILIVSNIIENGQNIGLGDAGKFWHSDLSYKELPGLGSMLHAQELPAEGGDTLFADMHKAWDDLPAALCTAVEGRSAAHSYTARYSETKFEGNWRPTLTPEQLAQVAEVVHPVVRTHPENGRKALFVSEGFTTRIVGLPEDESRQLLGELFAHSVLPQNVYRHQWEPHDLVFWDNRSLIHLAAGCPAHLRRKLYRTTIQGDAPF
- a CDS encoding HlyD family type I secretion periplasmic adaptor subunit, encoding MLLKSGVKESIRRYFKGSASLQGQPLPEVNKALIEDAPRVVRLTIWAIIGFFVFLMLWANFAVIDEVTKGDGKAIPSSKIQKIQNLEGGIVSELFVKEGQIVEAGAPLIRLDDTRFASNVGETEADRLSMLLRVERLSAEVDDRPLNFPEDVLKAVPGQAKSEESLYISRRQQLHDEIGGLQEQLIQRQQELREFSSKQAQYRQQLGLQRQEINMSEPLVAQGAVSPVEVLRLKRAEVETRGQLDATTLAIPRAESAIKEVQRKIDETRGKFRSEALTQLNEARTDLNKAQATGKALEDRVSRTLVTSPVRGIVNKLLVNTIGGVIQPGSDMVEIVPLDDTLLVEAKIRPQDIAFLHPGQEAIVKFTAYDYTIYGGLKAQLEQIGADTITDEDKKTTYYVIKVRTERSHLGTDEKPLLIIPGMVASVDIITGKKSVLSYLLKPIIRARAEALHER